Proteins encoded within one genomic window of Drosophila nasuta strain 15112-1781.00 unplaced genomic scaffold, ASM2355853v1 ctg17_pilon, whole genome shotgun sequence:
- the LOC132797707 gene encoding uncharacterized protein LOC132797707 yields MSPKDRMFQLIVWRENPSEKLQIYQLNTVTYGTATAPFLAIRSLHELGVRHKETHPLGAKVVCNDFCVDDMLTGADDADTLKEICVQVSDILSSGGLQLAKWYSNHPTLINGNETDKVLSFNDTDSTKTLGMRWTPKSDIFRYHLDSSFTDLSPTKRTVLSVTARMFDPLGLLSPISIKARILLRELWQNHLAWDETIPMQMHTRWERFKENLRNLDKVSIPRYTNSSKAKIQIHGFADASTTLMAAVYIYELIRMEK; encoded by the coding sequence ATGAGTCCAAAGGATCGGATGTTTCAACTTATTGTCTGGCGTGAAAATCCGTCAGAAAAGCTTCAAATTTACCAACTGAATACAGTTACTTATGGCACTGCGACTGCTCCTTTTCTGGCCATACGAAGCCTTCACGAACTTGGTGTTCGCCATAAGGAAACACATCCTCTTGGAGCTAAAGTCGTCTGCAATGACTTCTGCGTCGATGACATGCTTACTGGAGCTGACGATGCTGACACGCTGAAGGAGATTTGTGTCCAAGTGTCAGATATCCTAAGCTCCGGTGGTCTCCAATTGGCCAAATGGTACTCCAACCACCCTACTTTAATCAATGGGAATGAAACTGATAAAGTTCTCAGTTTCAACGACACAGATTCGACCAAAACATTGGGCATGCGGTGGACGCcaaaatctgatatatttcgaTATCATTTGGACTCCAGCTTCACCGATCTTAGCCCAACAAAACGCACCGTTTTGTCTGTGACAGCTCGTATGTTCGACCCACTTGGCTTGCTGAGCCCCATCAGTATTAAAGCCAGAATATTACTGCGAGAGCTCTGGCAAAATCATCTGGCTTGGGACGAAACTATCCCTATGCAGATGCATACAAGATGGGAgagatttaaagaaaatctacGAAACCTTGACAAAGTATCCATTCCACGATACACCAATTCCAGCAAAGCCAAGATCCAAATTCATGGATTTGCAGACGCTTCAACCACGCTTATGGCTGCTGTTTATATATACGAGCTAATCAGAATGGAAAAGTGA